The Atribacter laminatus genome contains the following window.
TTGATTTTCCTGGCCCGGGGCACGATCCTGGGATCAGCAGTAAATACCCCATTGACATCGGTAAAAATTTCGCAATACTCAGCAGACAAAGCAGCCGCCAAGGCACAGGCAGTGGTATCGCTTCCTCCCCGGCCTAAAGTCGTGATATCATAATCCGAACTCATCCCTTGAAAGCCGGCGACAATGACCACCTTATTTTCATTAAGATGACGAAATATTCTTTGAGGATCGATGGTAATAATCTTCGCTTTGGTATGGAAATTCGAGGTGTGAATCCCTGCTTGGCCGCCGGTTAGAGCTATCGCTTCCTGGCCGAGAGCATTCAACGCCATGGAAAGCAAGGCGATGGATACCTGTTCTCCGGTCGACAGGAGCATGTCCAACTCTCGATCCGGGGGAGAAGGGTGAATATCTCGGGCCATTTCCATAAGACGATCGGTGGTTTTTCCCATAGCCGAAACCACCGCAACCAAACGATGTCCTTGATCCACATAGGATTTTATCCGACAAGCTACCGACTTCACCTTATCCAGATCGGCTACCGAAGATCCACCATATTTTTGAACAATAAGACTCATAATTGTTTCACTCGAATTCCTTGATTCTGCCAATTTACATTTTTTATAATCAGATCTTTGGTGCCCTTTTGAGCAAACAGTTCACTGATCTTTTCCTTGCCAGAGGTTGTGATCGGATCCCGAAGCATTAAAAGAACCGTCGAGCCCGAGCCACTTATAACTGCCTCTCCCATCCCCTTCTCACGTAAGTATCCACGAACCTCAAAAAAACCGGGTATTTTTTGCCCTCGAAAAGGCTGATGAATAGCGTCATCCAGGGCCGTAAAAAAACCTTCCCGGTCTTGACGAAAAATACTCCCCACCAAATAGGCAATTCGGGATAAATTAAATATAACATCTTCCCGTGAATAGTCAGATGGTAGAATCCTTCTCATTTCTTCAGTAGAGAGGGTATATTCTGGAATACAGGCAACGAGATGAATATTATCAAAAAATGGAAATTTTTGATAGTGTATTTGTTCACCGTTTTTCATGGCAACCGTCAAACCACCAACCATGGCGGGAATGACATTATCGGGATGTCCTTCGATTTGGGCGGCGAAATGAATCATTTCCTCAATCGACAGTGCTCTTCCGTTCAACTCATTTACGGTAGCTACCGCCGCGGAAATACAAGCCGCACTGCTTCCCAATCCCCGGCTGACTGGAATCTGATTGAAAGCTTCAACCTCCAATCCCAGCTCGGGAAAATTCTTCCATTTTGAAATTTTTTTTATAGTTCTAAAAAAGAGATTCCGTTCATCTTCAGGGAGATAGCGTTCTCCTTCCCCACGATTTCGAATAATATATTGGTTCTCTTTTATAGTTTGAACACGAACGGTATAAAAAATATCCAAAGCCATCCCCAATACATCAAACCCGCATCCCAAATTGGCAGTGGTTGCCGGTATGCTGACTTCAATCATGCTTTTCTCCAGATAATTCAAGGTGTTCAATGATTTTCTCTTCCGATGCCTCCAATTCTTCTATCCGATCCCGGCATTGTTCAATGGCGATATCAGGATCTTTGAGTCCATGGCCGGTGAGCACACAGACGACCGTTTCCTTTCCCTGGAAAAACCCGGCTTGATTTTTTTTCAATACACCTGCCAAAGATGCCGCCGAAGCCGGTTCAACAAACAATCCTTCTTCCCCGGCTAACATTCTTTGCGCTGCAAGAATTTCTTCATCGGTTACTGCTTCAATGCTCCCACCCGATTCATCACGGGCATTGATCGCCCCCTTCCAACT
Protein-coding sequences here:
- the thrB gene encoding homoserine kinase, coding for MIEVSIPATTANLGCGFDVLGMALDIFYTVRVQTIKENQYIIRNRGEGERYLPEDERNLFFRTIKKISKWKNFPELGLEVEAFNQIPVSRGLGSSAACISAAVATVNELNGRALSIEEMIHFAAQIEGHPDNVIPAMVGGLTVAMKNGEQIHYQKFPFFDNIHLVACIPEYTLSTEEMRRILPSDYSREDVIFNLSRIAYLVGSIFRQDREGFFTALDDAIHQPFRGQKIPGFFEVRGYLREKGMGEAVISGSGSTVLLMLRDPITTSGKEKISELFAQKGTKDLIIKNVNWQNQGIRVKQL